Proteins from a single region of Spodoptera frugiperda isolate SF20-4 chromosome 8, AGI-APGP_CSIRO_Sfru_2.0, whole genome shotgun sequence:
- the LOC118281530 gene encoding uncharacterized protein LOC118281530 yields MPKASALKCYFGCVIDGPLHRFPKWEYPHTERFNQWKSVLSIATQERGNNYIYNSVRICHRHFEDYYKSRSKLLTRNAIPTLNLDLSQTIQITMPLAEQFVVGEASTSTPFSDLSQNLQITMPLPQSPQITVPLAEQFVVGEEPASASVSSRAPEKCFKKRESSTIKKLTEKLQKMRQKCKSQSKKIRTAKKLTMSKSFLSTIEKLPDAAQIFMKLQLKGTKRPRGRRYTTNEKIMALSIYKQSPKAYNLLKKMFILPSKRCLQKVLSSFRMKPGINAEILENLKKQVQHMTAEKKLVNLLFDEVSLAPGMVYNDFLNEIIGFPDDGIKKTKDIADRALVFMIKGIKSKTKQPILFTFTKSGIKKQDLKDLLLETIKNINSTGLKVVSTICDQCPTNVAVIKQLREETQKKYAVEGKPTQTTFFEVDNTKVFPLFDTPHLLKGVRNNLLNKDAKYMFNGQERWAKWEHLKMLLAIDVGDDEIRLVNKLTESHINKDKLKKMKVKLAAQVFSQRVSSALRFSGKYGILPAECEGTADFLLIFDKLFDSFNGHSYQDESKIYKGCVKKNSPHFQLWDDLVPVLESIRFKSIIKKNGIDQIKYEMIPSIKNWIVNIKTFREMWEYLSSNYRITSLITRNFNQDPLENFFSSIRSNGVRNVNPNCYQFINAYKTLIVNNYNSPHSTGANCEEDYNSAMQSLSCLIGNKRDDSNTIDFACNIDSLLNVVTEIKKNDSLLHAESKKYVTGYVIKKSKAKVFRNCTNCVISLCRSSVDLDSFNYEIDYTKRSLFHPSDKFIDLMNNIYYVIVACLRNNPTSKFLKEEIKFFIDCACDFNIITCRKHKADLIDFIINLSIKLIVHSWCLGVNRLINGKIRCFDRNDQIKKQAFDYYNKRKK; encoded by the exons actTGTCACAAACTATACAAATAACAATGCCATTGGCTGAGCAATTTGTTGTTGGAGAGGCATCAACATCAACTCCATTTAGCG actTGTCACAAAATCTACAAATAACTATGCCATTGCCACAAAGTCCACAAATAACTGTGCCATTGGCTGAGCAATTTGTTGTTGGAGAGGAACCAGCATCAGCATCAGTTTCATCAAGAG CTCCTGAGAAATGCTTTAAGAAGCGAGAATCCAGTACAATTAAAAAGCTTACAGAAAAACTGCAAAAAATGCGACAAAAATGCAAATCTCAATCAAAAAAAATTCGCACAGCAAAAAAATTGACAATGTCAAAATCATTTCTGTCGACGATAGAAAAATTGCCTGATGCAGCACaaatttttatgaaattgcAATTGAAGGGCACTAAGAGACCAAGAGGAAGACGATACACcacaaatgaaaaaataatggcCTTGTCCATCTATAAACAAAGTCCGAAAGCATATAATCTtttgaagaaaatgtttatattaccgTCAAAACGTTGTTTGCAAAAAGTTCTAAGTTCATTCCGCATGAAACCAGGTATTAATGCtgaaatattagaaaatttaaaaaagcaagTGCAGCATATGACGGCAGaaaaaaaattagtaaattTGTTATTTGATGAAGTGTCATTAGCACCTGGGATGGTGTATAATgactttttaaatgaaattattggtTTCCCAGATGACggcataaaaaaaacaaaggatATTGCGGATCGTGCCCTTGTTTTTATGATAAAGggcattaaaagtaaaacaaaacaacccATACTATTTACCTTTACAAAAAGTGGTATAAAGAAGCAAGACTTAAAAGATTTGTTATTAgaaaccattaaaaatattaacagtaCAGGACTTAAGGTGGTTTCAACAATATGTGACCAGTGTCCTACAAATGTTGCCGTGATAAAACAACTAAGAgaagaaacacaaaaaaaatatgctgtTGAAGGAAAACCAACGCAAACAACGTTTTTTGAGGTAGATAACACAAAAGTTTTCCCTTTGTTTGATACACCCCACTTATTAAAGGGTGtcagaaataatttattgaataaagacgcaaaatatatgtttaatgGACAAGAGAGATGGGCAAAATGGGAACATCTGAAAATGTTACTGGCCATTGATGTTGGTGATGATGAAATTCGTCTGGTCAACAAGTTGACTGAAAGTcacataaataaagataaattaaaaaaaatgaaggtCAAGTTAGCTGCACAGGTATTTAGCCAAAGAGTTTCATCAGCGCTTCGGTTTTCTGGAA aatatgGAATTTTACCGGCAGAATGCGAGGGAACTGcagattttcttttaatatttgacaaattatttgatTCTTTTAATGGTCATTCCTATCAAGATGaatcaaaaatatataaggGCTGTGTAAAAAAGAATTCCCCTCACTTCCAACTATGGGATGATTTAGTTCCTGTATTAGAATCAATCAGATTTAAatcaatcattaaaaaaaatggtattgaTCAAATTAAATATGAGATGATTCCTTCAATAAAAAATTggatagtaaatataaaaacttttagaGAAATGTGGGAATATTTATCATCCAATTATAGAATCACAAGTTTAATCACAAGAAATTTTAATCAAGATCCTCTCGAAAACTTTTTTAGTAGTATTAGAAGTAATGGTGTTAGGAATGTAAATCCAAATTGCTATCAATTTATTAATGCTTATAAAACTTTgattgttaataattataattcaccACATTCTACAGGTGCCAATTGTGAAGAAGATTATAATTCAGCTATGCAATCATTATCTTGTTTAATTGGAAACAAACGTGATGATTCTAATACTATTGATTTTGCATGTAACATTGATTCCTTACTTAATGTGGTGacggaaataaaaaagaatgattCTCTATTGCATGCTGAAtcgaaaaaatatgtaacaggGTATGTGATTAAGAAATCGAAGGCAAAGGTTTTCAGAAATTGTACTAATTGTGTGATTAGTTTGTGTAGATCCAGTGTAGATTTGGATTCgtttaattatgaaattgatTACACAAAAAGATCATTATTTCACCCAAGTGATAAATTTATAGATTTAATgaataacatatattatgtgaTTGTTGCATGTCTTCGAAATAACCCGACATCAAAATTTTTAAAGGAGGAAATCAAGTTTTTCATTGATTGTGCatgtgattttaatataataacttgTAGGAAACATAAAGCTGATTTGATTGATTTCATTATTAATCTTTCAATTAAATTGATTGTACATAGTTGGTGTTTAGGGGTAAATAGGTTAATAAATGGAAAAATTAGATGTTTTGATAGGAATGACCAAATTAAAAAGCAAGCTTTTGAttactataataaaagaaaaaaataa